The nucleotide sequence atttacaaatttGAGTAGCAGCATGCATGTAAATGTTCACCACCACTggatattttcattattatagACTATTCAATTTTGCTTGGACATAGAAATAACAGGGGAAAGTTGCATTGATGCAAAAAAGGTTGGATATCAAATATGGCAAGGTTGTGCATCGGCGACACTTGAGTAAGAGTGGaccaaaaaataagaaaataCTAGTTTCTGTTATTTTTATGTCTacacaaaataatatcataaATGACTGACCTTCGATAAAATATACCATTTCGAATCTGATACTCAGCGAACCAGGCGTAAATGAATAACTGATGCACTTAGACAAAAAGCGAGTACATAGCAAAGTATACGTGTTGATTATTAGCTTTTAGTTGAgtattcatattttaagaGTCCGCAGTATGTTATAATTCTCCGTGAGGGtctctatatataaataatgtaTGTAATATACTAATTATACAAGTTGATAAAGACAGGTCGAATTCTCTTACATCGTTGGAAAACTCTTGGTATGTATACTTATGATTTCTGGCACGATCGTGAAAGATTCCCATCTTCCAGCCACGTAAGATACAGTACCAGTTTCGTGTTTCAGTTCAAATTGCATCACTGACGTTCAAATTTACATTTAGACACCCAAATACAGTGTTTAACGGGAAGATGACAAACTGTGAGGGATCAATGTTGTCACCCCTACAgtaaacaataaaaaaaccACACGAGTCACGTGACGCGTAAAAGTACGTCACGATATGTACAGTTCGCTTCTGCGTCGCCTAGCAAGTCCTGTAGAGAGGCCGACGACACCAGCTTGAGATCACGGTAACAGTCACGTGATAGCTGGCATGCAGTGAGAGAAGCGCGCACGACGATCCTTCCATTCCGTTACAGATCCAACCACCCGGCATACCAGCCGTCCAACACTGACCTCGCTTATGATTGCCTTTTTAGGACACCATCCACTTGCCTACTGCGATTCTCCTTCCGTCTCCACGCCCATCGCCGCTTCCGCAGCCAAGATTAAGCCGGAGGACTAAACCAGCACCACGTGACACTGGCTAATTCCACCAGCACATTGCACGATCCCCCCGTGGGTGCCGCGCGATGCCGCTTGCCAGCCAGCTGTGGAATGCGCGCGAGCACACAGCCCGGGTAACCAACCACCGGCGCACCGGCTGCCGCTGCGCTTCGTGCGCGACGACGCCGACAACGGTGCCACGCAGgataaaaagaaacgaGATAACACTGCAGAGGGCACACTACGAAATACCGCGATCTCATTGGTCCCGCGTCCTGAGCAGAGAACGGACCGCCTCGAGACGTTGCCGTCGTTCGCTGAAACAGTCTTCCTGAGCTGACTTTGCTATCTCTGCAAGGGCTGTGCAATAAATGACGTAGTGTTAACACAACCGACAGTGAGTGAATAACGAATATATAAGACACGGTCTTTTGCTGAAACTTCGACTTATCACGATGGAACAAAGGTTTCCATGGACGTTCATAGGCAAAGGACATGCTCTCAGATAGTGTCTGcatcttcttttcttttcacTGCTCGAATGCAAGTTTCTTATCTGgaatataatttgataCTGATAAGACCTCGATGGAAAAGAACATGTTGGTTCTTTGCAATCGTATATAAGGCATAAACATATCTACATCAATCGATgtctaatttttctttctgttAGCACCAGTCtctttttatcttcaaGGAGACTCCGATGTTTGTCACTTCTTGCTCTCTCTTCTCTCCTTTATGTAAAAACAAGATTACAAAAAGTCAACTCCTAGTCGTATACCTGGGCACTACGTAATCAACTCAGCAATTACCAAAAAAATGTCTTCTTCACAACCAATTGAACCAGAATTCCAACAAGCTTATGATGAAATTGTTTCATCTTTAACTGATTCTACTCTGTTCGAAAAACAACCGAAGTACAAGAAAGTGTTACCTGTGGTCAGCGTCCCAGAGAGAGTTATTCAATTCAGAGTCACTTGGGAGAATGATAAAGGTGAACAAGAAGTCGCTCCGGGTTTCAGAGTGCAATACAATTCAGCTAAGGGGCCTTACAAAGGTGGTTTGCGTTTCCACCCTTCTGTCAACTTATCtattttgaagtttttaGGTTTTGAACAGATCTTCAAAAATGCTTTAACAGGGTTAGATATGGGTGGTGCTAAAGGTGGTCTTGCCGTCGATTTGAAGGGAAGATCTGACAACGAAATCAGAAGAATCTGTAACTCTTTCATGAGGGAATTATCGAGACATATCGGCCAAGACACAGATGTTCCAGCAGGTGATATTGGTGTCGGTGGTCGTGAAATCGGTTACTTATTCGGCGCCTACAGAAGTTACAGAAACTCATGGGAAGGTGTCTTAACCGGTAAAGGTTTGAACTGGGGTGGGTCTTTAATCAGACCAGAAGCCACCGGTTACGGTCTAGTCTACTACACTCAAGCAATGATCGACTACGCCACAAAGGGTAAAGAATCGTTTGCTGGTAAGCGTGTTGCCATCTCTGGTAGTGGTAACGTTGCTCAATATGCTGCTTTGAAGGTCATCGAATTAGGCGGTATTGTTGTATCTTTATCAGACTCTAAAGGTGCTATCTTCTCTGAAACAGGTATCACTGCGGATCAGGTCACTGCAATTGCTGAAGCCAAGATTAACTTCAAGTCCTTACAACAAATTGTTGCTGAATATTCTGTTTTCACCgaagataaaattaaatacatCGATGGCGCTCGTCCATGGGTTCACGCTGGCAAGGTAGACATCGCCTTACCTTGTGCTACCCAAAACGAAATTTCTGGTGATGAAGCTAAGGCTTTAGTTGCTGCTGGTGTAAAGTTTGTCGCTGAAGGTTCTAATATGGGTTCTACCCCAGAAGCTATTAGAGTCTTCGAAACTGCTCGTTCCACTGCCTCTTCCGTCCCATCTGCTGTTTGGTACGTTGGTGGTAAAGCTTCCAACTTAGGTGGTGTCTTAGTCTCTGGTTTAGAAATGGCTCAAAACTCTCAAAGAGTATCATGGACTAGAGAAACCGTCGACAAAGAGTTAAAGAAGCGTATGATTAACTGTT is from Tetrapisispora phaffii CBS 4417 chromosome 14, complete genome and encodes:
- the TPHA0N00150 gene encoding uncharacterized protein, whose amino-acid sequence is MQTLSESMSFAYERPWKPLFHRDKSKFQQKTVSYIFVIHSLSVVLTLRHLLHSPCRDSKVSSGRLFQRTTATSRGGPFSAQDAGPMRSRYFVVCPLQCYLVSFYPAWHRCRRRRARSAAAAGAPVVGYPGCVLARIPQLAGKRHRAAPTGGSCNVLVELASVTWCWFSPPA
- the TPHA0N00160 gene encoding uncharacterized protein (similar to Saccharomyces cerevisiae GDH3 (YAL062W) and GDH1 (YOR375C); ancestral locus Anc_7.1), with translation MSSSQPIEPEFQQAYDEIVSSLTDSTLFEKQPKYKKVLPVVSVPERVIQFRVTWENDKGEQEVAPGFRVQYNSAKGPYKGGLRFHPSVNLSILKFLGFEQIFKNALTGLDMGGAKGGLAVDLKGRSDNEIRRICNSFMRELSRHIGQDTDVPAGDIGVGGREIGYLFGAYRSYRNSWEGVLTGKGLNWGGSLIRPEATGYGLVYYTQAMIDYATKGKESFAGKRVAISGSGNVAQYAALKVIELGGIVVSLSDSKGAIFSETGITADQVTAIAEAKINFKSLQQIVAEYSVFTEDKIKYIDGARPWVHAGKVDIALPCATQNEISGDEAKALVAAGVKFVAEGSNMGSTPEAIRVFETARSTASSVPSAVWYVGGKASNLGGVLVSGLEMAQNSQRVSWTRETVDKELKKRMINCFNDCIEAAETYSKESNTSTLPSLVKGANLASFIKVADAMFDQGDVF